The Euphorbia lathyris chromosome 2, ddEupLath1.1, whole genome shotgun sequence genome includes a window with the following:
- the LOC136219480 gene encoding pentatricopeptide repeat-containing protein At4g02750-like — translation MFCISGYACLLKLNRLLSINLTKSFSIVNPNLSTCSPISQYLKPLNSKITFYMRNGQVQKAQNLFDEMPHKNTVTWNAMIRGYFQNEQSQEALSLFSLMPERDLYTYNILISGLINCGDINSALAVFDGMSFRDVVTWNSIIAGYFQAGFVDEAMSIFNRMPLEMRDVVSWNNVLLELVRNGNVKAAHGLLEKLPYGNVVSSTNLLVGYFRNGEVSTAIKLFKLLPADPDTTVWNVMICGLGENGHCEEGLKIFLTMKELGLSTNKSTFTSVLTICSDLSASQLGEQIHAEAMKTGFHDLTAVSNAMVTMYARCGNLHSALQEFSSMPSHNIISWNSIICGFAHHGFGEKAIEMFEKMRLADVKPNHITFVGVLSACSHAGLVDQGRYYFDYMINKCHLQPTDEHFTSLVDLLGRFGLINEAMAFVHQMREDGMEIPRSVWGALLGACRIHKNIAIAEIAGERLLEIEPTMSAIYLILAELYVSAGKREEAEKILNRMSKKGVKKQPGCSWIEVNNNWHVFLSGDSSRHEFSRICSVLDLLRKDKDSMILKYSTGLLEQP, via the coding sequence ATGTTCTGCATCTCTGGTTACGCCTGTCTGCTCAAACTCAATCGACTTCTCTCCATAAATCTCACCAAATCCTTCTCCATTGTAAACCCAAATTTATCCACATGCAGCCCCATTTCTCAGTACCTAAAGCCTCTCAATTCCAAAATTACTTTCTACATGAGAAATGGCCAAGTCCAGAAAGCACAGAACCTGTTCGACGAAATGCCTCACAAAAATACAGTCACCTGGAATGCCATGATCCGTGGTTATTTTCAGAATGAACAATCTCAAGAAGCGCTTAGTTTGTTTAGTTTAATGCCTGAGCGTGATCTTTATACATATAATATACTCATTTCGGGGTTGATCAACTGTGGTGATATAAATAGTGCTTTGGCGGTTTTTGATGGGATGTCGTTTCGAGATGTTGTTACCTGGAATTCAATTATTGCCGGTTATTTTCAAGCTGGATTTGTTGATGAAGCAATGAGTATATTCAATAGGATGCCATTAGAAATGAGGGATGTGGTTTCTTGGAACAATGTTTTGTTGGAATTGGTAAGAAATGGAAATGTTAAAGCAGCTCATGGATTGCTTGAGAAACTCCCATATGGAAATGTTGTATCTTCCACCAATCTACTCGTTGGGTATTTCAGAAATGGTGAAGTTAGTACTGCcattaaactttttaaattgcTGCCTGCTGATCCTGATACAACTGTTTGGAATGTGATGATATGTGGTTTAGGGGAAAATGGTCATTGTGAGGAAGGTCTTAAAATTTTTCTCACAATGAAAGAGTTAGGTCTCTcaactaacaaatcgacattTACCAGTGTTTTGACAATCTGTTCGGACTTGTCAGCCTCACAGCTAGGCGAGCAAATACACGCAGAAGCGATGAAAACAGGTTTTCATGACCTTACTGCTGTTTCTAATGCAATGGTTACCATGTACGCTAGGTGTGGGAACTTGCATTCTGCATTGCAGGAATTCTCTTCAATGCCAAGCCATAATATAATTTCTTGGAACTCTATAATCTGTGGTTTTGCTCACCATGGATTTGGTGAAAAAGCTATTGAGATGTTTGAAAAAATGAGATTAGCTGATGTGAAGCCCAATCACATAACTTTTGTTGGTGTTCTATCTGCATGTAGTCATGCCGGATTAGTTGATCAAGGGAGATACTATTTTGATTATATGATAAACAAGTGTCATCTACAGCCAACAGATGAGCATTTTACTTCCCTTGTCGACCTTTTGGGGAGATTTGGACTCATCAATGAGGCAATGGCTTTTGTACATCAAATGAGAGAAGATGGAATGGAAATTCCTAGAAGTGTATGGGGAGCTTTGCTTGGAGCTTGTAGAATTCATAAGAACATTGCAATTGCTGAGATTGCTGGTGAGAGGTTGTTAGAGATAGAGCCTACTATGTCTGCCATATATTTGATTTTAGCAGAATTGTACGTGAGTGCTggaaaaagagaagaagcaGAGAAGATTTTGAATCGAATGAGCAAGAAGGGTGTGAAGAAGCAACCAGGTTGTAGTTGGATTGAGGTAAACAACAATTGGCATGTGTTTTTATCAGGAGATAGTTCACGCCATGAATTTAGCCGAATTTGCAGTGTTTTAGACTTGCTCCGCAAAGACAAAGACAGTATGATTTTGAAATACAGTACCGGTTTGCTTGAGCAACCCTAG